From Streptomyces sp. NBC_00683, one genomic window encodes:
- a CDS encoding VOC family protein — translation MVSVLQNVAVDCADAYALARFWSEVLGSPLHQDDEPGSPEAEVMLPEGPLLHFNQVPERKTIKNRFHLCLRPETTREEEVERLLKLGATLVDDRREPDGAGWAVLADPEGNEFCVLRSEADRAAMSS, via the coding sequence ATGGTCTCGGTATTGCAGAACGTGGCGGTCGACTGTGCGGATGCCTATGCGCTGGCTCGGTTCTGGAGTGAGGTGCTCGGTTCTCCGCTGCATCAGGATGACGAGCCGGGTTCGCCGGAGGCCGAGGTGATGCTGCCCGAGGGCCCGCTGCTGCATTTCAACCAGGTGCCGGAACGGAAGACGATCAAGAACAGGTTCCACCTGTGCCTGCGCCCTGAGACCACGCGCGAGGAGGAGGTCGAGCGACTGCTGAAGCTCGGGGCCACCCTCGTCGACGATCGCCGGGAACCCGATGGCGCCGGCTGGGCTGTCCTCGCGGACCCCGAGGGCAACGAGTTCTGTGTGCTCCGCAGCGAGGCCGACCGCGCAGCGATGTCTTCCTGA
- a CDS encoding LPXTG cell wall anchor domain-containing protein: MKIRRILATAVAAAVTTPALLLSVTPAFADDKPASQTQEKPSIAELEKAAEAAQAVYDAAVLAEKAALAALKAFESDTHPLTEAVAAAKTAAALATTAKAEADQAVIDAQAAVDALPETATEEEKTAAATTLTDAESAAVTASDAKAAADAEVVAADEARDDARVAAARAIGEAQKATKKALADKNAADEALAKAKEEEAEEGEDCVPEAKLTTVVTGLPSTVVAGTKVNFKLRVTNGTDKTMDEVLPFVYVHATDQSGFNDIDDLVHLQWSSASSSKWETVDNEHYMDAISPLKAGAHADVKMRLTIDASAPAGNGVTFVAGDYFNDNGTCGGTPDLEGYEFLIAAAGTKPGKVPDAKPTTSNLTPQSGASATPVSGSLAATGSSGTSQLALASGAAMAIGAGAVFVVRRRKAGSHV, encoded by the coding sequence GTGAAGATTCGCCGGATTCTTGCCACAGCCGTTGCCGCCGCAGTGACCACACCTGCCCTCCTGCTGTCGGTCACCCCCGCGTTCGCCGACGACAAGCCGGCTTCGCAGACGCAGGAAAAGCCCTCCATCGCGGAGCTGGAGAAGGCCGCGGAAGCAGCGCAGGCGGTGTACGACGCCGCCGTACTGGCCGAGAAGGCCGCCCTCGCGGCTCTGAAAGCGTTCGAGTCCGATACCCACCCACTGACCGAGGCGGTCGCGGCAGCCAAGACCGCTGCGGCCTTGGCCACTACGGCCAAGGCCGAGGCCGACCAAGCGGTCATCGACGCCCAGGCTGCGGTCGATGCCCTTCCGGAGACGGCCACCGAGGAGGAGAAGACCGCCGCGGCGACGACTCTCACCGACGCGGAAAGCGCCGCCGTCACCGCCTCCGATGCCAAGGCCGCCGCCGATGCCGAGGTCGTGGCAGCCGACGAGGCGCGTGACGACGCGCGGGTCGCCGCGGCCCGGGCAATCGGCGAGGCGCAGAAGGCCACCAAGAAGGCGCTCGCCGACAAGAACGCCGCCGACGAGGCGCTGGCCAAGGCGAAGGAAGAGGAGGCCGAGGAGGGCGAGGACTGCGTCCCCGAGGCCAAGCTCACCACGGTCGTCACCGGTCTGCCGTCCACAGTCGTCGCCGGCACGAAGGTCAACTTCAAGCTCCGGGTGACCAACGGCACCGACAAGACGATGGACGAGGTGCTTCCCTTCGTCTACGTCCACGCGACCGACCAGAGTGGGTTCAACGACATCGACGACCTGGTGCACCTGCAGTGGTCGTCCGCCTCCTCCTCGAAGTGGGAGACCGTCGACAACGAGCACTACATGGACGCCATCAGCCCGCTGAAGGCCGGCGCCCACGCCGACGTGAAGATGCGCCTCACGATCGACGCCTCGGCCCCCGCGGGCAATGGCGTCACCTTCGTCGCCGGTGACTACTTCAACGACAACGGCACCTGCGGCGGGACCCCGGACCTCGAGGGCTACGAGTTCCTGATCGCCGCCGCCGGCACCAAGCCCGGCAAGGTCCCCGATGCCAAGCCCACCACCTCGAACCTCACGCCGCAGAGCGGCGCGTCGGCCACACCCGTAAGCGGCAGCCTCGCCGCCACGGGCTCGTCCGGGACCTCGCAGCTCGCCCTCGCGAGCGGCGCGGCCATGGCGATCGGCGCCGGCGCGGTGTTCGTCGTACGCCGCCGCAAGGCCGGCTCGCACGTCTGA